One Glycine max cultivar Williams 82 chromosome 6, Glycine_max_v4.0, whole genome shotgun sequence DNA segment encodes these proteins:
- the LOC100815238 gene encoding activator of 90 kDa heat shock protein ATPase homolog, which translates to MTKTTASTPKKEKVKKGRKSISMTERFNCRAKDLFEILMDKNRWKDFTQINVRISKEVEGEFSIFDGSVTGTNLELQEGKLIVQRWRFGSWNDGVQSTVRLVFEEPESGVTVVKLTHTDVPEEDMYGNATVVENTERGWRHLIFQRIRGVFGFGI; encoded by the exons ATGACGAAAACAACGGCTTCTACGCCGAAGAAGGAGAAGGTGAAGAAGGGAAGGAAGAGTATTAGCATGACAGAGAGGTTTAATTGCAGAGCTAAAGATTTGTTTGAGATTTTGATGGATAAGAATAGGTGGAAGGATTTTACGCAGATCAATGTGAGGATTAGTAAGGAGGTTGAGGGTGAGTTTAGCATTTTTGATGGGTCGGTTACTGGAACTAATTTGGAGTTGCAAGAGGGTAAGTTGATTGTTCAGAGATGGAGGTTTGGAAGCTGGAATGATGGAGTTCAATCCACA GTGAGGCTTGTGTTTGAGGAGCCTGAATCGGGTGTTACGGTTGTTAAGCTGACACATACTGATGTGCCTGAAGAGGATAT GTATGGTAATGCTACTGTGGTGGAGAACACGGAAAGGGGGTGGCGGCATCTTATTTTCCAGAGGATAcgtggtgtttttggttttggaATTTGA